ACGCAATAGATGCCAAAGATGAACGAAATTCAGATCTTATTGATGGAATGAAGCACGCTGGCCTTGGTAGTGTAATGACGAATGGTGAGATTGCATGCACATTAAGCCATCAGTTTATTTATAAAGATATTGTTGAAAAAGGACATGAATGGGCCATCATTTTAGAAGATGATGTCATCGTCGATCGCCGATTCAAAGATTTTCTAGCATCGTTTAATAATAAAGAAATGAGCAAGTTAGAAAAGGATAATTTATATCTTCTTGGTGGTATGAAAGGATTGCATGATTATCCTGTTATTGGAGTTAGTTTTTTTAATTATATTAAAGTTAGCAGCGCTAAGTTTCGGCGAGTCAATTGGAATCAGCACAAGATACGCCGTTCCTGCTGTTATTTAATGAATAACGTAATGGCTCAACAGCTTTTAGATCTCACCCAAAGCTTTGGAACTTATCGAGCAGACAGCTGGAAATATATCTATCAAAATGGAATGATTAAAGATTTTTATATAGATGAGTTTATATATCACCCAATTGTAACTGAAGGAAACAGTAATCTTGAAAGTGAACGGCGTTCAGTGTCTAAGGAAAAAAAGCCTCGCAGTAAGTTTCAGAGGAAATTAAAAATAATACGTTCCTGGATTAAAGCAATTTTCTTTTCTATATTTTCTAAGTGATATTTTTACTCTAATTTAAGCAAGTGAGCTCATGATAACTAAAAGTTTAAAAGAGAATGGTTGCCATTTGATATTTTTTTCTTATCTTATTGGTCTTATTTTTATCCCAATAGATCCCAATGTATCAAATAAGATAATTAATATAACCGGTGCTTTTTCCTTCTTATTATTACTTATTAAACCAAGATTTTCTTACGATAGAAATATCATTGTTTTATGCCTTGGGCTTTTTCTTCTTGGAAGCTTTTATTTGACGTGGTATGAAGTCTATAAAACTCCAGATGTTGTTTATAGGAATGGTTACCGGGGCTATCTTGAAGCAGGAAAGA
This DNA window, taken from Leminorella richardii, encodes the following:
- a CDS encoding glycosyltransferase family 25 protein, translating into MKVSVYVISLLRDKERREKIQSDFSSLGIDFQFFDAIDAKDERNSDLIDGMKHAGLGSVMTNGEIACTLSHQFIYKDIVEKGHEWAIILEDDVIVDRRFKDFLASFNNKEMSKLEKDNLYLLGGMKGLHDYPVIGVSFFNYIKVSSAKFRRVNWNQHKIRRSCCYLMNNVMAQQLLDLTQSFGTYRADSWKYIYQNGMIKDFYIDEFIYHPIVTEGNSNLESERRSVSKEKKPRSKFQRKLKIIRSWIKAIFFSIFSK